In one window of Deltaproteobacteria bacterium DNA:
- a CDS encoding zf-HC2 domain-containing protein, with product MECPKIRELLSDYMDGILNEEVKAKVEEHLLTCKGCKEELASLKALIEELGSLDSVDAPADFLENLHKRMETRSRFSRIMRKLFFPWRVKIPLELATAAAMAVLVIAIFRVQQPLQQITDVSKDSTQSGVAKGLEIRTLESTLEKETYKPKPALKADKAEHFRRQIIELALLLKKEAPTMDYAPSAAMETAPAPASRDKKPKMFIQSPSTARMKTAKPEEERAMASRIGGMAEFEGDADLWFSSFDEILSKVKNLVAHAEGKVVSIEYDKLTERPQSIHAEIPAKDYSFFCKKLQLLGDFETPPPTLSEDDHETISIRIRFISS from the coding sequence ATGGAATGTCCCAAGATTAGAGAACTCTTGTCTGATTATATGGATGGCATCTTGAATGAGGAAGTTAAAGCAAAGGTTGAAGAACATCTTCTAACCTGTAAGGGCTGCAAGGAAGAACTTGCTTCTTTAAAGGCTCTGATTGAAGAGCTTGGCTCGCTTGATTCTGTTGATGCCCCGGCAGACTTTCTTGAAAATCTCCACAAACGCATGGAGACAAGGTCCAGGTTCAGCAGGATAATGCGAAAATTGTTTTTTCCGTGGCGGGTAAAGATCCCGCTGGAATTGGCAACCGCTGCGGCCATGGCCGTTCTGGTCATTGCGATTTTCCGTGTTCAACAGCCTTTACAACAGATAACAGATGTTTCAAAGGACTCCACACAATCAGGAGTGGCGAAAGGCCTCGAGATAAGGACTCTTGAATCAACCTTGGAAAAGGAGACCTACAAGCCCAAACCTGCTCTGAAGGCGGACAAGGCAGAGCATTTCAGAAGGCAAATCATTGAGTTGGCCCTTTTACTGAAAAAAGAAGCGCCGACAATGGATTATGCCCCGAGTGCCGCCATGGAAACAGCGCCAGCCCCAGCAAGCAGAGACAAAAAACCAAAGATGTTCATACAAAGTCCGTCAACTGCCAGGATGAAAACGGCCAAGCCGGAAGAAGAGCGTGCCATGGCATCACGGATCGGAGGAATGGCCGAATTTGAAGGTGACGCTGACTTGTGGTTTTCCTCTTTCGATGAAATCCTCTCCAAGGTGAAGAATCTCGTAGCGCACGCAGAGGGCAAAGTAGTATCCATTGAATATGACAAACTGACCGAACGTCCGCAATCCATTCACGCAGAAATCCCTGCCAAAGACTACAGCTTTTTTTGCAAAAAATTGCAACTGTTAGGCGATTTTGAGACCCCTCCGCCAACGCTATCTGAAGACGACCATGAGACAATTTCGATTCGAATCCGATTCATATCTTCATAA